A genomic region of Castor canadensis chromosome 16, mCasCan1.hap1v2, whole genome shotgun sequence contains the following coding sequences:
- the LOC141417946 gene encoding butyrophilin-like protein 3 has protein sequence MFPPTGQWKVIGPNKSIRVLAGETATFSCFLSPETSAEAMEVRFFKDQLYAVVHLYRDRKDQENMKMPQYQRRTEFVRDSLDKGRAILRLEKVTPSDAGLYGCWFSSQSQEEEAFWELEVTELGSTPLISVMEYVDGGIQLLCQTSGWFPEPIVRWKGPEGPNLPLDTKVKEDMHGRFDVETSLTVQDNSGSVSCSVQLPDQSQEVESRVWVGGKMQTDLEKVTLDPDSAHPHIYTSDLKVESSMTIAQEVAFSEKRFRRTCVVASEGFQNGKHYWEVDVGFNKRWYLGVCRDDVDRKGTNVKLSSNSGYWVLGLWTAQQYFTVGVNRESVSVKTPPSRVGVFLDYEGGSISFFNINDQSLISTLKHQFEGLLRPYIQFQIHGEDLLNPISFCPVPPK, from the exons ATGTTTCCTCCAACAGGCCAGTGGAAAGTGATTGGGCCAAATAAGTCCATCCGGGTCTTGGCTGGAGAGACTGCAACATTCTCTTGCTTCCTGTCTCCTGAGACAAGTGCAGAAGCCATGGAAGTGCGGTTCTTCAAGGATCAGTTGTATGCTGTGGTCCATCTCTACAGAGATAGGAAAGACCAGGAAAATATGAAGATGCCACAGTACCAAAGAAGAACTGAGTTTGTGAGGGACTCCCTTGACAAAGGACGTGCCATCTTGAGGCTGGAGAAGGTCACTCCCTCAGATGCAGGCTTGTATGGGTGCTGGTTCAGTTCCCAGTCTCAAGAGGAGGAGGCCTTCTGGGAACTTGAGGTAACAG AACTGGGCTCCACTCCTCTCATTTCTGTCATGGAATATGTTGATGGAGGCATCCAGCTACTCTGTCAAACTTCAGGATGGTTTCCGGAACCCATAGTGAGGTGGAAAGGTCCAGAGGGTCCTAATTTACCCTTAGACACCAAGGTGAAGGAAGACATGCATGGCCGGTTTGATGTGGAGACCTCCCTTACTGTTCAAGATAATTCTGGGAGTGTGTCATGCTCTGTTCAGCTCCCTGACCAGAGCCAAGAGGTAGAATCCAGAGTGTGGGTAGGAG GGAAGATGCAGACAGATTTAG AGAAAGTGACTCTGGACCCTGACTCGGCTCACCCTCACATCTACACTTCTGATCTGAAAGTTGAATCATCTATGACTATTGCCCAGGAAGTGGCCTTCTCAGAGAAGAGATTCAGAAGGACATGTGTGGTGGCTTCTGAGGGTTTCCAGAACGGGAAACATTATTGGGAAGTAGATGTGGGATTTAACAAAAGATGGTATCTGGGAGTATGCAGGGATGATGTGGACAGGAAGGGGACAAATGTGAAATTGTCTTCCAACAGTGGGTACTGGGTCCTTGGACTGTGGACAGCCCAACAGTATTTCACAGTCGGTGTTAATAGAGAAAGTGTATCTGTAAAAACTCCCCCTAGCAGAGTGGGGGTCTTTCTAGACTATGAAGGTGggtccatctctttcttcaacaTAAATGATCAGTCTTTAATTTCTACCCTGAAGCATCAATTTGAAGGCTTATTGAGGCCATACATCCAGTTTCAGATACATGGAGAGGACCTTTTAAATCCTATATCATTCTGTCCAGTGCCCCCGAAATAA